The Helianthus annuus cultivar XRQ/B chromosome 15, HanXRQr2.0-SUNRISE, whole genome shotgun sequence genomic sequence TGACAACATTGGGGCCACTTATCTTGCAGCAAATCCGGTATTTCATCAGCGGACTAAACATCTTGAGATTGATTTGCATTTTATTAGAGATATGGTTTTGTCTCGGATATTACGGATTTGTTATGTGCCTACTGTTTCACAGATTGCGGATGTTTTGACCAAGGGTCTTTCAGCAGATCGGTTTAGTTTTCTTCGGTCCAAGCTTCACGTGGATTCTCCCCGTTTAGCTTGAGGGGGCATATTAGAGATGTATATATGAGATTTGTATTGTGTGTATTAGTTTTGATGAGTTGTGTTAGTTAGGTTGGTTAGGTCGGTTACCTCTATATATAGAGGAGTTTGTTGTAAACATaactaacctttcattttctgTTATGATATGAGCCTGAACCATTTCTTCAAAGTTGATTCAAGTACTGTTTGAATTACCAATCAATTGGACTGGATTGATAATCTTCTTGGTTATTTCATGGTAAACATCATGCGTCATTTTCGATCATAGTTTATTCGATACTGTTTACTTACATATCAATTGGTTTTGGTTGGATTTACAGTTGGTAGATTAACATTATTGTCCTTTATTAACAGTTTGATAAATAGTTGGTTAATCAACATGTCGTCCTTTATTAATTAACAGTTTGAATATCATGTCTGATATCATAAATTGATATCTCACGCTTTCATCACTACTAAAATCAGGCTTTGGTTCTTCGTGATTAAATTGATCAACTACTGTTAGTGGCGACATAGCCTGTATTGCATTATATGTAAGGTAAGATGGTTGATGAATCTCATAGTACCCAACATATGGAGTCCTAACTGGCTGAGATGTACCCAATTGTGTTTTTCTATAAACACCTGCCGGTGACTTGGTTTTAAGGATGGTTTTGCAGCGGTGGCTGCAATGAGAAATTGTACCATTGGGTTAGTTGCCTACTGAGGATATAATACACGAAATTCTGCTGATGCATTGTAAGTGCTGGTAGCAAGATGTCACCAGGGCCGCTTTAAAAAGGTGGTCATGATGCGCCGATTTGAGTTGTTTGCATTGGCAATAAAGATGCGGGATTTCGTTGTTAGTAACATGTTTATATGTTCATACAACTGATGACCTGGATCCGTTAGTGGCTGCTATAGAGCAGTTGGCTTGCCGACCATGACGCTGAAGATGCGCATGCCCATGCCGAAATTTGAGTTGGGTCTTCACAACCTCCTGTCACTTCATCATCATCGAATAAATTTAAACAATCGTCAACAACATGtgttaaaatagtcatttcatTTTAAACTAATAAATCTAGGGACTATCTTTGAAAACTAATAAACCTGTTATTTATCCCAAACACATGACCATTCGTGTAATTTTTACTCTTAATAATAAAAACCCAATGAGTTTATCATCATATATACTCTTTTCGAACGACAAACACATCCCCTCAAATCCGCCTACCAATTCGTGGGACTCAAACCTGCATTATGTTGATAAAGATAAGCACATCCTGCCACTAGTCTAAGAAGCCATTGGCTTATCATCAAATATATAGAAACCTATTTTAATTCGAATACTTGAAACTTAAAAGTTAAAACCGACTATTACCAACAAAAATCTTAAGACGTGAATCCAAATATTCATAAAAAGCAAAATTTATATTATTAATTGATTCAGATATAAGAATGCTTGTAATTATTTGTAGAGTAATCAAACTTATGGATGTTTATACAGTCAATTAAAAGGACGGACTTTTATGTATCTTGAATTGATGACATGGTGAAAGATCGAGTTTTAAGCCCATTTTGTCATCAAAGACATCCCACCGGCGCCAAGTAAGACGGCTGCATAAGACTTAATTTGAAGCTTAATGCTTCCCTGAAGCTTTGGACCCATGAAATCGGCAGCAAGAAGATCGACCAGTGCCATGTAGATAAGAAGTCCAGCTGATGAAGCGTTGAGTAAACCGACTGTGATTAATGAGCTTGGGCTATTCTCTTTGTATGTCTTCGACAACGCAATCCCAAGAGTGATCCCAAATGGAGTCGTTATTGAGAAGAAAAACGCCATTGCTGCTTTCTTCACAGTCTTGTATTCAGCCTGCCATTGCTTAAATATTTAGTTATATATGTAGtgatagggtggggttctagagtgaacactaatgtatttgcgaactgagtgaacaaatcctggccattgatctacacacgtgtatggctaggatctcatcatcaaatcgtaaaatacactagtgtatttcaacatcaaatcctggccactgatctacacacatgtatggccaggattagttcactcagttcgcaagctacactagtgttcactcttgaacctaatcctgtagtgatatatatcaaatatataaatataaatatcatTTTTGTAACACCTGAAGAATGCAACCACCAAGACCCATGCCTTCAAACATTTGATGGAAACAAAGAGCTGCAACCAATGGCTTTATTGTGCATACATCATTTGAGGCCCCAAGTCCAAGTCCAATCACTATCGAGTGAACCACTATTCCAAGTTCAAGAACCTGATGATCAAATTTTTAAGTTGTCGTTTTAAAAACAATTTCTTTGTAGAAACATATtataagagtaaattgccattttagtccctgagttttgtccaaatttgccattttagtccaaatagtttttttcttgcctctaggtccctgacttttcccttttgttgccattttgatcacatacactaactccatccaaaaactccatctttaaccaggggtattttggggattttcattttaaatgttttcaattgccattttgatccaattccaaaaaatcaaaaaaattccaaaaaatcaaaaaaattccaaaaaaatctaaaaaatcataaaaatggtgctaaaaaattctaaactgacaccgtttcaacgcgaaccgtttcgacccgaaaaaataaaaaaaactccaaaaaatttcgagctgaatcgttccaacgcgaaccgtttcgacccgaaccgtttcgagctgaaccgtttcgacgcgaaccgtttcgagctgaaccgtttcgagctgaaccgtttcgagctgaaccgtttcgacgtgaaccgtttcgagccgaaccgtttcgacgcgaaccgtttcgacccttaccgtttcgacccgaaccgtttcgagctgaatcgtttcgacgcgaaccgtttcgagctgaatcgtttcgacgcgaactgtttcgacccgtaccgtttcgagctgaaccgtcgtttcgagctgaaccgtttctaGCCGACCCGTTTcgaactgaaccgtttcgagccgaaccgtttcgagccgaaccatttcgagccgaaccgtttcgacccataccgtttcgaaccaaaccgtttcgagctgaaccgtttcgacgtgaaccgtttcgatccgtaccgtttcgagctgaaccgtttcgacgcgaaccgtttcgagcggaACTGTTTCGATctgaaccgtttcaagccgaacagctcgaaacggtacggctcaAAACGGTTCGGCTAAAAACGGTttggttcgaaacggttcggctcgaaacggttcggttcgaaacggttcagctcgaaacggtatgggtcgaaacggttcagctagaaacggttcggttcgaaacggttcggctcgaaacggttcagctcgaaacagtacgggtcgaaacggttcagctagaaacggttcggttcgaaacggttccgCTCGAagggttcggctcgaaacggttcgcgtcgaaacggttcagctcgaaacgatacgggtcaaaacggttcgcgtcgaaatggctcagctcgaaacggttcaggtcgaaacggttcacgtcgaaacggttcgcgtcgaaacggttcaggtcgaaacggttcagctcgaaacggtacgggtcgaaacgattCGCGTCGAAAtggctcagctcgaaacggttcaggtcgaaacggttcacgtcgaaacggttcgcgtcgaaacggtttaggtcgaaacggttcagctcgaaacggttcgcgtcgaaacggttccgctcgaaacggtacgggtcgaaacggatcgcgtcgaaacggttcgggtcgaaacggttcgcgtcgaaacggttcgcatcgaaacggctcaactcgaaacggttcgggtcgaaacggtacgggtcgaaacggttcacgtcAAAACGGtttagctcgaaacggttcgctccgaaacggattttttttgtatgttttttagaatttatttagaatttttatgattttttagaattttttgtagttttttggaattggatcaaaatgacaattgaaaacatttaaaatgaaaatccccaaaatacccctggttaaagatggagtttttggatggagttagtgtatgtgatcaaaatgacaataaaagagaaaagtcagggacccagaggcaaaaaaaaactatttggactaaaatgacaaatttagacaaaactcaggaactaaaatggcaatttactcatatTATAACAATCATGTAAATTGTAAAATGTCAATGTTTATTTAAACCGAACCATGGCTACAACACGATAACGAAGAAGTTGTTGTCCTATTGCGCCCTTTTGGTGGCCATGATTGTGTCCATGAAAATGCATTGCACCACCACTTGCAACCGCCATCTCCTGGTCTCTAGTAAGAACTTCACCCCCTTCTGCCGCTATGGCGTTGTTCTTTGATGTATACATGCTTGTAGCCATCGAGTCCACCATGAGTGTGAAAATAGCTGATAGCATAGCAAAAAAACCCGTAAATGGAAATTTATGCCACGGGTTATCAGCCAAGCAACTCGATCTCAACATGTCAAAAGAATCAGGCAACACATGCATAAATCCAGTAGCCAAAATGATGCCTGAAGCAAAAGCTTTGACGATCACAAAAAGACTACGGTCTGGGCTAAGGGCGGGGATGGAACGAGTGATTAGAGGTAGGCATACCCCGATGATGCTTGTTATTAGGATAGCCGCTATACCAATGATCTTTAAGGGTAAAGCTTTGGATTTGTTATTACAAGGGTTGTTGGTTTCATCTTCACATTGTGCCAAGGCTTTGGTGCTTAGGAATGTCATAAGGATGATTAAAATTGAGACCATTTTTGAATTGGATGCCATACTTGGTTCAAGATTTCTTGATATTTGTTTGATGGGATATGTTTTGAGTGAAGCTCATGGTGATtgctatttatatacaagtttgTGACATCATGTGTTTGTATTTAATGACTATGGATATCCCCAATGGGAACTATTTTAAACAAGTATTATCACTTTGGAATGTTATTGGGTCAACACTCAAGAGCATTTTCAATGACACTCTTTCAGTCGTGTGTATATAGTGTATACGGGCATTTGGTTAATTAATTTGTTAACATATAAAAAGCTAATAttaaacactatataacattatactTTTTATAAGGTTTTCTCTCTTCAGATTTTTTTCTATATATTTACAGAAAGTAACTTTATcatatattttctctctcctccactcacaaccaatAAAAAACACTAACAATCATTCCTTATAATATAACTAAACTCACTCACATATTTTTAAGGTTTTCATTGCGTTGCCGAGGTCGTTTTTTTAACGTGATTTGAGCATattgaacttttttttttttttgcaattgcTATTAAAGAGAAAATAATGAACGATTACATTTCCAACCTTTTAGATACTTCTAAAGTTGTTTGAGAAATCAATTGTAGTCGGATTTTATGGTGTGTTAATACATAGGGTTGAACCCACATCTTACCACAATTTTGTATTTATTAAACGTAAATGGATCTCATTAAGTCTTTCAAACCGAACTTTTCAATTATTTATAGACTTTTGGTAAATATACACACCACACAAAAACTAAACCTATAATTTAACTTTAATTGTGAAATAAGGATGTTACCtcaaataataaaattaattaagaACTTTCTTGGCATATGTTGAAAGGGGGCTCATAATTTGCTGAAAtctgtattttaaataaatacaaAAGTCATGAAAATTACAACAATTctaatttagatttttttatgtAAAATATGTATGAATTTAGAAGATAACATCACATCTCACATGGCTAGATATAATGATGTTTGAGAGTCACCTACATGTAAACATGTAGCTAACAAGCttcttaattatatatatatatatatatataattaataaagaGAAATATACATTAGATATTAGATTATATCATACAAAAACAAAATTGAAGAGGATAAGGAGATTGAGATGTAGAATGATGAGGTAAGTCAAAAGCCAGAAAACTTGTCAGGGTTGGATTATTAACGAAATGCATTCAACTCTTCTTGGCATGTACCAGCTTTGTTTGTCCATGTGTGGCCTATAATCAATATTTACAGGATCGGACCAGACGTTGAGTCGGTCTTCTAAATTGTCCACTGGTTGGACCGGTCGGACTGTATTTAAGAACCGGACAATATCATAACTAAATTaaaaatattagtttttattatatacacatgtatatttataattatattatgCATCTAATTTAACAtgaatataaattatttttggcATGGAtatttacctatatattaaaaacagaaTTGAATGAACAGTAATAAAAATAGAATTGAATAAATAGTAGCATCACTAAAgaatgagcaaatggtatcgggtatctaccggtatcaaatttaccaaaccggctgtattttcggtaccggttcggcaccggtattcatcggtttttaccctcaaatactaGTGCCGTACCAGTAACCGGTATCGagccgtaccgtaccaggtatattcggtaccggtacccacttttggggatttcagtaacagtattttcggtaccggttgttaccgagctcatcaaatcttGTAGCAAcatagcaatgcaagtaattgcaccgtttagattacttttcatacacacagtaagtaaactgtatttcatTTGGATgagttttatatacacaacaacttattttgttttatttcttGTCTTTTTCTATATGAGTTGtaacatgtaaaattaacttagatatttagattattgatgagcaaatcgtatcaaatcctgtaatcaaaccggtatcgtatcggtaccaaatttactataccaaatcattttcggtaccaatttggtatccaccttttggcgttttcagaatcgttacttttggttcgacaccggtctagcaccatacctgtatttattgatttttaccttcaaataccataccgtattgtaccgagcattttcggtgccggtacctaatttagatgattttccggatcggtactttcggtgttGTACCgttaccgagctcatccatattttaacgtgttagcaccgtaataactgaactgaaaacaaccgaatttccaatgTGTGAGACGTgtgtgtgacaactggcacaaaaccggtaatttccgtacaatttaattaatacttgataactgcaattatgtgcttaaatgtcaacattgtctgattacatactatacaagtgaattcatgcacgttttatactacaagaattgctttatgcattaatgataGCGTTgtgtcagaaatactagtaaactcaccggtaagacacattgtgtcaacaattctgcagaaagcagtcaaacaATAGAATTGGGGCccaggtgtaggtccaacgacaagaatacattaaaacccaagagtacatacaagggttaacatataaacttttcagaagctaaaatacgcactgaAAAGCACCCAAAATacactttaaatgctgaattttatatatttaagcaaaattcagcattataACAAGACTGTACCATGCAAAAACATGACTAATTaatccagaatactttcctaagtgtcgggaattgaaagtatcacaaaaggggacataaaggacactaaactaaacggtgcaatttagcactttaacgaaccggtatttaatCGAACAACCGGGCATTACCCAAAAcatcaaaatattactagaagcattgtctATTTGTTTCTCAGCTAGTTATGATCACCggacaccctaacacactatataacacatcTTACACTTTAACACTAAACTCTATACTTGAAATCTACTTGGATTACTTAACTTATCATTGGaatttacattttaccccccccccataTAGTGGACGGTCACAATAGGTGACCCCACCACCCAAATCCATCTTGATTCCCCATGATCTCTTAAGATCCCATAAGATCTCTTAAAGATCACAATCTAGGATATGCTTTGTACTTGTTGAACATAATATACAATGGTTAAAGGATTGGATGGTTATAAGTACAAGACCCTCACTTCATCTTCACCAACAAACTCTCCTCCTCCCTTCCCCATTGTTCACGGCTCACCCACCTTCACCATACATCCACCATTTTCATCCCATTTCAATCTATTCCAAGGTTTACATAAGGTGCTAGAAGGTGATTAACGAAGTTGGAAGCTTGTGaatcttgaaggacctcttccgtttgcttttatccactccatattcttcattgtttcttccctagcttgaagctagtagtaagcttcttgtaACTCTTGTTACTTCATATTTTAGTGGATAAAAGATATATTATGTTGAaataacaagaacactaaaagacttgaacttgaatcttgaaacataaGCTTTACATATGATGAAATCTTGTTGAAATGATATTGTTTAGTGCATGAGtaatgtttgtttgttgatttcttgagatgatgatgttaatcatcacatgaagcttgctagatgatgtttaaacacatgatctagcaagtcgggggatgattatgtaacaacctagaataatcatcttcttgtaaagacatgaacttgataaataaaaatgatttcttgtaaaatgatAAACAAAGTGAACTAGTAAACTTGTAAATCCAAGATTTATGAATAATcttccaagaaaaccaagttcaaaatatgattttttgaaagatcatggtttttactaaacttacactatttttggtgatgaaataagtgtaaaaacactagagaaacaagaagatattatgaataaacatttttataaaatgtgattacaagttgtaaacacttagtttctttaagaatgagattttaaaaggaataaacacacttttaagggtaactaaacctactaaataacatggtaagttactacaagtttttacaaaaacttcaagttcatgatgtagtgaaatttacttgattttgacactcggtaagtgttgaatgagttgttgatgtttgatgatgatttaaaagaaaataaacacatgttttgaaaacatgggaaacctccatttttaggggaaactatgtcaaaatttttataaattttgacacttagaaaaatataagtttttgagaaacttattccctaaaaatgtatctaaaaatatttaccaatgtttccctaatttttgtgttaagaaatgatttcttcaagattaaaattgatattaagtatgtatatttttgagaaaaatacatatatatttattgatcaccaaattttgtgctaagtgtatgtagtatgtattacatgtaatagtgtactaggacttgaaaatacactaaatactcctaaggagtgaaaatacaaaaatacacatacaacatgcttagacaaatacaagataatatatttatgaaaatatattacttgatagaataaataacttggacaagttatgatcatgaaatgaagttttgaacaaaatacataactcgggtgaaaaatacaagatacttatatttatttttgagaaaataatataagtaagatacatagttaaaaatataaattatttttaacacatgaacacatatacaaaagatagtgacttgtacttgtgcgatacaagtctagtgactaacgttaataaaacacgtttaggtcacgacgctagataagcaaaaaccggtgaagtttacggcgcaagagacgcaaagttgtgagttcatgctcccccttttcttttaactgttttcagttttataacttcgggggtgaaatacatgttacaaatgttacaatgtttacaaatggtatgatggatacaagaattgaggaatgatatgagaaatcgtgtcacgaatagggtaccataagcaccattaatcgtgtacatactaagaccgcagaacaaaatgttagatctaatgggttttcgggcagccacactcttggtgaaaactagtaccaagtagtgcttttgtgtctcagtcgtgaatcgacaactagaaaaatgcctatggtttggatgcttcctatgtcgtgtcacatgttaatggccttgcaacccattaacaacctagatacatacagaaatacttgatttatacaagatacataccatgtttttcatacaaagtatacaaacgttcaacacaagaactgcatgaattcacaccaacattatgttgacgttttccaaaaactcacatgtatttcaggtaactaaagtggatgtgcgcgcggtcatACTCTTGCTCTGGGATGTCGTTTATGTTTATCTATGAATAATGTTGTAAACTTTTCAGCCAACGTTTTATGATGTGATGTAAACTCCAACTTAAACTATGATTTCAGTTATGTAATGTTTggcatttgaagttatttttacgagaatgtagtatgtttaccaatcatatgcaatgaaaacatttcatgatcacacctcgtgctttcgccttagaaaggggtgtgacagtatgggtcctattattatatattaggttatttaaaatcgttttttaggACAGAGTGATTATCCTtttcacgacatttttatttatgttttgatattcggtatctgctcgGCGTTACTGTcacgcgttttgcagtcattgggtccccgccgcatcgcgcgggcgaAAAATCAACTAGTTCTATTAATAAAATATGAATCACATATTGGACCAGAAATACtaaaataaattttaaacttaaaataaCATACAAAGAAAATTGAATAAATGTACGGTATAATGGTATATACATAATACTTTAAAAACAATATTTACAAAATATAAATTAGCAATATTTTGT encodes the following:
- the LOC110911445 gene encoding probable zinc transporter 10, whose product is MASNSKMVSILIILMTFLSTKALAQCEDETNNPCNNKSKALPLKIIGIAAILITSIIGVCLPLITRSIPALSPDRSLFVIVKAFASGIILATGFMHVLPDSFDMLRSSCLADNPWHKFPFTGFFAMLSAIFTLMVDSMATSMYTSKNNAIAAEGGEVLTRDQEMAVASGGAMHFHGHNHGHQKGAIGQQLLRYRVVAMVLELGIVVHSIVIGLGLGASNDVCTIKPLVAALCFHQMFEGMGLGGCILQAEYKTVKKAAMAFFFSITTPFGITLGIALSKTYKENSPSSLITVGLLNASSAGLLIYMALVDLLAADFMGPKLQGSIKLQIKSYAAVLLGAGGMSLMTKWA